One part of the Pandoraea faecigallinarum genome encodes these proteins:
- a CDS encoding LysR family transcriptional regulator has translation MNWTIEQLRYFVAAAEEGSISAAARRLGKAQSAVSTAISLLEADLGFELFDRSRRNARLTDQGEVMLLEAKELLRQAEGLNHRANALAFGEQPQLSLALDEALPYQAVSELVRDLAYQFAYLELTLLNGTSTEVAEYVEKQRADIGFHVDRGAISSALGHKYVGSAVQGVFVAGDHPLAYRDQVTRGDLAKYRQILLQMDDITPLQLSPSIWRADSSYVIASMVVDKLGWAVLPIDIAEYEDLHELRCDDLGLPQLPVRMLWRFGREPNDVMRWCEARFAELLRASTNEA, from the coding sequence ATGAACTGGACCATAGAACAATTACGCTACTTTGTGGCGGCAGCGGAAGAAGGCTCGATATCCGCTGCCGCCCGTCGTCTGGGCAAGGCGCAGTCGGCGGTGAGTACGGCGATTTCGCTGCTCGAAGCCGATTTGGGATTTGAACTATTCGATCGCAGCCGTCGCAATGCGCGCCTCACCGATCAGGGCGAGGTCATGCTCCTCGAAGCCAAGGAACTGCTGCGCCAGGCCGAAGGGCTCAATCACCGGGCGAACGCGCTGGCATTCGGCGAGCAGCCTCAGTTGTCCCTGGCGCTCGACGAGGCGCTGCCATACCAGGCCGTCAGCGAACTGGTGCGCGACCTCGCCTATCAGTTCGCGTATCTGGAACTGACACTGCTTAACGGCACGTCGACGGAAGTTGCCGAATACGTGGAAAAGCAGCGCGCGGACATCGGCTTTCACGTGGATCGCGGCGCGATCTCCTCGGCGTTGGGTCACAAGTATGTCGGCTCGGCCGTGCAGGGCGTCTTCGTGGCGGGCGACCATCCTCTGGCGTACCGCGATCAGGTCACGCGCGGCGATCTCGCCAAATATCGGCAGATTCTGTTGCAGATGGACGACATCACACCGCTGCAACTGAGCCCATCGATCTGGCGCGCCGACAGTTCGTACGTCATCGCCAGCATGGTCGTCGACAAACTCGGCTGGGCCGTGCTGCCCATCGATATTGCGGAATACGAAGATCTTCACGAGCTTCGCTGCGACGATCTCGGATTACCTCAGCTTCCTGTGCGAATGCTATGGCGCTTCGGTCGCGAGCCGAACGACGTGATGCGCTGGTGCGAAGCGCGCTTTGCCGAGTTGTTGCGCGCGAGTACCAACGAAGCCTGA
- a CDS encoding ankyrin repeat domain-containing protein gives MAKPSKTAWFNAARKWDCGTVAALLGDVPELIAAVDPKHRTALHLACSVRPSETGGLFEPNGLKTVETLLDAGAALEHVVPMPGNEGDFQATPLWYAVAHGENRPLVEFLLRRGANPSYSLWAAVWRDDDAMCRSLLEFTPSLNLRLHGETPMFYAARLQRLATLRLLIDAGADPSIADDRGRDCVDIARERRLPSDIVEMLEALRERVIAADDHSVSRRRSK, from the coding sequence ATGGCAAAACCTTCGAAGACCGCATGGTTCAATGCTGCAAGGAAGTGGGATTGCGGCACGGTCGCCGCATTATTGGGCGATGTCCCCGAACTGATCGCCGCCGTCGATCCGAAACATCGCACGGCGCTGCATCTGGCATGTTCGGTGCGCCCTTCCGAGACGGGCGGGCTGTTCGAGCCAAATGGCCTGAAAACGGTCGAAACCCTCCTCGACGCGGGCGCGGCACTGGAGCACGTTGTCCCGATGCCCGGGAATGAAGGCGATTTTCAGGCGACGCCACTCTGGTACGCCGTCGCGCACGGCGAAAACCGCCCGCTGGTGGAATTCCTGCTACGGCGCGGCGCGAACCCGAGCTATTCGCTGTGGGCAGCCGTGTGGCGCGACGACGACGCAATGTGCCGTTCGCTGCTCGAATTCACGCCGTCGCTGAATCTGCGCCTCCATGGGGAGACGCCGATGTTTTATGCGGCACGACTGCAACGGCTGGCAACGCTGCGCCTGCTGATCGACGCCGGCGCCGATCCGTCGATTGCCGACGACCGCGGGCGCGATTGCGTCGACATCGCCCGGGAGCGCCGGCTGCCGAGCGACATCGTGGAAATGCTTGAAGCCCTGCGCGAACGAGTCATTGCAGCGGACGATCACTCGGTATCGCGCCGCCGCAGCAAATAG
- the cobF gene encoding precorrin-6A synthase (deacetylating) has translation MKHLLVIGIGAGNPDYVTVQAIEAMNRADVFFVMDKGVAKEKLIALRKHIVERFVTDRDYRIVQATSPERRRDESDADYRTAVDELNRDKQQIYERLISDELQDGEVGAFLVWGDPSLYDSTIRILDAIRAQGNHTFAFDVIPGISSVQALAARHRIPLNRIGKSIEITNARGIADGFPAGVDTVVVMLDAKHTYKRLAHEALEIFWGAYVGTPDEILISGPLRDVMDEIERVRDEARRTHGWIMDTYLLRRRDTE, from the coding sequence ATGAAGCATCTCCTGGTGATCGGCATCGGTGCCGGCAATCCCGATTACGTAACGGTGCAGGCGATCGAGGCGATGAACCGCGCCGACGTGTTCTTCGTGATGGACAAGGGCGTAGCGAAGGAAAAGCTGATCGCGCTGCGCAAGCACATCGTCGAGCGGTTCGTTACGGATCGCGACTACCGCATTGTGCAGGCGACGAGCCCCGAGCGTCGTCGCGACGAATCGGACGCCGACTACCGAACGGCCGTCGACGAACTGAACCGCGACAAGCAGCAGATCTACGAGCGTCTGATTTCGGACGAACTGCAAGACGGTGAAGTCGGTGCGTTTCTCGTGTGGGGCGATCCGTCGCTTTACGACAGCACAATCCGCATTCTCGATGCCATCCGTGCGCAGGGGAACCACACTTTCGCGTTCGACGTGATTCCCGGCATCAGCAGTGTGCAGGCACTGGCCGCACGGCACCGCATCCCGTTGAACCGGATCGGCAAGTCCATCGAGATTACCAACGCCCGCGGCATCGCCGATGGGTTCCCCGCGGGCGTGGACACTGTCGTCGTGATGCTCGATGCGAAGCACACGTACAAGCGTCTCGCACACGAAGCGCTTGAAATCTTTTGGGGCGCGTACGTCGGCACGCCCGACGAGATTCTCATCTCGGGGCCGCTGCGCGACGTCATGGACGAGATCGAGCGCGTGCGCGACGAGGCGCGTCGCACGCACGGCTGGATCATGGATACCTATTTGCTGCGGCGGCGCGATACCGAGTGA
- the cobM gene encoding precorrin-4 C(11)-methyltransferase, translated as MTVYFIGAGPGDPELITVKGQRLIRSSPVILYAGSLVPPEVLDGHRAECVVNTAELDLDAIVGLLSDAHARGQNVARVHSGDPSLYGAIGEQIRRLRALGIPYEIVPGVTATAACAATLGCELTLPGISQTLILTRYATRTPMPEGEALSDLARHGATMAIHLGVRHLARIVQTLTPHYGSDCPVAVVYRASWPDETRMTGTLADIEAKVGQTGIERTALILVGRVLAAEGFVDSSLYASARHREIGT; from the coding sequence ATGACGGTTTATTTCATTGGCGCCGGCCCCGGCGATCCCGAACTGATCACCGTGAAAGGCCAGCGCCTGATTCGCAGTTCTCCCGTGATTCTGTATGCGGGGTCGCTGGTGCCGCCGGAGGTGCTCGACGGCCACCGCGCCGAGTGTGTCGTCAACACGGCCGAGCTCGATCTCGACGCCATTGTCGGGCTGCTGTCCGACGCGCATGCCCGGGGGCAGAACGTGGCCCGGGTGCATTCCGGCGATCCGTCGCTGTACGGTGCCATCGGCGAGCAGATCCGGCGTCTGCGTGCGCTGGGCATTCCCTATGAGATCGTGCCGGGGGTGACGGCCACCGCGGCATGTGCCGCGACGCTGGGTTGCGAACTGACGCTTCCGGGCATTTCGCAGACGCTGATTCTCACACGATACGCGACCAGGACACCGATGCCGGAGGGCGAAGCGCTGAGCGATCTGGCGCGCCACGGCGCGACGATGGCGATCCATCTCGGTGTGCGGCATCTTGCGCGCATTGTCCAGACGCTGACGCCGCATTACGGCAGCGACTGTCCGGTTGCCGTGGTGTACCGCGCCAGCTGGCCGGACGAGACGCGCATGACGGGCACATTGGCGGACATCGAAGCGAAGGTCGGACAGACTGGTATCGAGCGCACGGCGCTCATTCTCGTGGGACGGGTACTCGCGGCCGAAGGCTTCGTCGACTCGTCGCTGTATGCGAGCGCGCGGCATCGGGAGATCGGGACATGA
- a CDS encoding cobalt-precorrin-6A reductase: MKRVLLLGGTGDALKIARRLDGHDVYSLAGLGRVPGDLPCRVRVGGFGGSEGLARYLDDEAIELIIDATHPYAAKMSANAVAAGRLAGVTVWSLRRAPWQAQPGDDWRFVPDWPAMCEALAGFSRPLFTMGREPLGHLDAIPAHQRWVVRCLDDHPGNAQATVIGARGPFTHESERVLFAQHEIDVVVSKHSGGAATEAKLDIARERGLPVVMLARPPEIDTDRAFETGAALLAALDAVRRGGRGKTNESRENSENSENSENGGGRRGTR, translated from the coding sequence ATGAAACGTGTGTTGCTCCTGGGCGGCACGGGCGACGCACTGAAGATTGCGCGTCGACTCGATGGGCACGACGTCTACAGTCTCGCGGGCCTTGGCCGCGTGCCCGGCGACCTGCCTTGCCGCGTGCGCGTTGGCGGCTTCGGCGGCAGCGAAGGCCTTGCGCGTTATCTCGACGACGAAGCCATCGAACTGATCATCGACGCCACGCATCCCTACGCGGCAAAAATGAGCGCGAACGCGGTGGCGGCCGGACGGCTGGCCGGTGTGACGGTGTGGTCGCTGCGGCGCGCGCCATGGCAGGCGCAACCGGGCGACGACTGGCGTTTCGTGCCGGATTGGCCCGCGATGTGCGAGGCGCTGGCGGGTTTCTCGCGTCCGTTATTCACGATGGGGCGCGAGCCACTCGGCCATCTCGACGCGATTCCGGCACACCAGCGCTGGGTCGTGCGCTGCCTCGACGATCATCCGGGTAACGCGCAAGCGACCGTGATCGGCGCGCGTGGCCCGTTCACCCACGAGAGCGAACGCGTGCTGTTCGCGCAGCACGAGATCGATGTCGTTGTCAGCAAGCACAGCGGCGGTGCGGCGACCGAGGCCAAACTCGACATCGCACGCGAGCGGGGCTTGCCGGTGGTCATGCTGGCGCGCCCGCCGGAAATCGACACGGATCGCGCGTTCGAGACCGGCGCGGCGTTGCTGGCCGCGCTCGATGCGGTGCGCCGTGGGGGGAGGGGCAAGACCAATGAGAGCCGTGAGAACAGTGAGAACAGTGAGAACAGTGAGAACGGGGGAGGGCGACGTGGCACGCGCTAA
- a CDS encoding bifunctional cobalt-precorrin-7 (C(5))-methyltransferase/cobalt-precorrin-6B (C(15))-methyltransferase produces the protein MPPWLTVIGIGEDGFAGLSRNARRALLDAEIVTGAPRHLSMLPGRIRARREPWPKPFDVDAVHGWRGRPVCVLASGDPMLFGVGATLARCIPANEMQVIGAPSSLSLAAGRLGWALQDIPAVSLVGRPLAALNAHLREGARLLVLSRDGASPADVAALLCANGFGATSMSVFESLGGPHERRIDATARHWGDRQVEALNLVALTCAADPGAGRALPLTAGLPDDAFVNDGQLTKRDVRAITLSRLAPHPGALLWDVGAGCGSIGIEWMRAHPACHAIAIESSPARQAFIAHNRDALGVPGLTLVAGRAPDALQGLAAPHAIFIGGGVTAPGVLDACWTHLRPGGRLVANAVTLQSEAVLTAWRERHGGTLTRLAISEAQPLGGFDTWRAALPITLLEVVKPATPGEGATS, from the coding sequence ATGCCCCCCTGGCTGACAGTGATCGGCATCGGTGAGGACGGGTTCGCCGGTCTGAGCCGGAATGCCCGCCGGGCATTGCTGGACGCCGAGATCGTGACCGGTGCGCCGCGTCACCTGTCGATGCTGCCGGGCCGCATTCGCGCGCGGCGCGAACCGTGGCCCAAACCGTTCGACGTCGATGCCGTGCATGGGTGGCGCGGCAGGCCGGTGTGCGTGCTCGCGAGCGGCGATCCGATGCTGTTCGGCGTCGGTGCGACACTGGCCCGGTGCATTCCGGCAAACGAAATGCAAGTGATCGGTGCGCCCTCGTCGCTGTCGCTTGCCGCGGGGCGGCTGGGCTGGGCGTTGCAGGACATACCTGCCGTCTCGCTGGTCGGCCGGCCATTGGCCGCGTTGAATGCGCATTTGCGCGAGGGCGCGAGACTGCTGGTTCTGAGCCGCGACGGCGCGTCGCCGGCGGACGTCGCGGCGCTGCTGTGTGCCAATGGTTTTGGCGCAACGTCCATGAGCGTATTCGAGTCGCTGGGCGGGCCGCACGAGCGTCGCATCGATGCCACCGCACGGCATTGGGGCGACCGGCAGGTCGAAGCCCTCAACCTCGTCGCGCTCACTTGCGCGGCGGACCCCGGCGCAGGGCGCGCGTTGCCGCTCACCGCCGGCCTGCCCGACGATGCCTTTGTCAACGACGGTCAGTTGACCAAGCGCGACGTGCGCGCCATCACGCTGTCGCGGCTGGCCCCGCATCCCGGCGCGCTGCTCTGGGACGTCGGCGCCGGCTGCGGCTCGATCGGCATCGAATGGATGCGCGCGCATCCGGCTTGCCACGCCATCGCCATCGAATCGTCGCCTGCGCGTCAGGCGTTCATCGCGCATAACCGCGACGCGTTGGGCGTGCCCGGGCTGACATTGGTCGCGGGACGTGCGCCCGACGCCTTGCAAGGGCTCGCCGCGCCTCACGCCATCTTCATCGGCGGTGGCGTCACCGCGCCGGGCGTGCTCGACGCATGCTGGACGCACTTGCGTCCCGGGGGGCGCCTCGTCGCGAACGCGGTAACGCTGCAAAGCGAAGCGGTATTGACCGCCTGGCGCGAGCGGCACGGCGGCACGCTCACGCGTCTGGCGATCAGCGAAGCGCAGCCGCTGGGGGGCTTCGACACCTGGCGGGCAGCGTTGCCGATTACGCTGCTGGAGGTGGTCAAACCAGCGACGCCCGGCGAAGGTGCCACGTCATGA
- the cobG gene encoding precorrin-3B synthase — MTSRDGGLCRVKLPGGKLSAAQALAIAHAAETFASGVLELTNRSNLQLRGVHDDAQAHLTRQLIDAGLGPRVQHDRNALHDPAGTSCIAHRTAVADDVRNLMLSPAAGVDAGALFDTTALADTLLIRLENEPRFAALSPKVSVLLDGGERLAALDHPHDVWLSPMSPGTGREPMFVFGLAGAPGMTFAQALGAVRACDVPALVHALLCNFIDLADAGDKRMRDLLRTHRANDVANRAAAHAGVTLHRNAAVDAWRRTPADPLRRFGAWPQRNAGLWHVGAQAPLGRLDAATLRALADLARSYSPGGIRVTPWQGVMLTDVAHCDVAAVEQAFDRLNLIRSAQTPLGRLIACAGSTGCAKALSDTKADARDLAGRLNESVEVHLSGCVRSCAAAHRAPWTLVAVAPGRYDLYRHPAASLAIAGTAEPAGRRQADAGRFGERIATDMPLEAIALRLNSQDRIAQP; from the coding sequence GTGACGAGTCGCGACGGCGGGTTGTGCCGGGTCAAGCTGCCCGGCGGGAAACTCAGCGCGGCGCAGGCGCTCGCCATCGCGCATGCCGCCGAGACGTTCGCCAGCGGCGTCCTCGAACTGACGAACCGGTCCAATCTTCAACTGCGCGGCGTACACGACGATGCGCAAGCGCACCTGACCCGGCAACTGATCGACGCAGGTCTGGGGCCGCGCGTGCAACATGACCGGAACGCGCTCCACGACCCGGCCGGCACCTCTTGCATTGCCCATCGAACGGCGGTCGCCGACGACGTGCGCAACCTGATGCTCAGTCCTGCCGCGGGCGTCGACGCCGGCGCGCTGTTCGACACGACGGCGCTCGCCGACACCCTCCTCATCCGTCTGGAGAACGAACCGCGCTTCGCCGCACTCTCGCCCAAGGTCTCGGTGCTGCTCGACGGAGGCGAACGGCTCGCCGCGCTCGACCATCCGCACGACGTCTGGCTGTCGCCAATGTCACCCGGGACCGGCCGCGAACCGATGTTCGTGTTCGGTCTGGCCGGCGCACCGGGCATGACGTTCGCCCAGGCGCTTGGCGCCGTTCGGGCGTGCGACGTCCCGGCGCTGGTGCACGCGTTGCTGTGTAATTTCATCGACCTCGCCGACGCGGGCGACAAACGCATGCGCGATCTGTTGCGCACGCATCGCGCGAACGACGTGGCGAATCGCGCAGCGGCGCACGCCGGCGTGACGCTCCATCGCAACGCCGCCGTCGACGCATGGCGACGCACGCCCGCCGACCCGCTGCGCCGGTTCGGCGCATGGCCGCAGCGCAACGCCGGCCTGTGGCACGTGGGGGCGCAAGCGCCGCTCGGCCGCCTCGATGCCGCAACGTTGCGTGCCCTCGCCGACCTCGCCCGCAGCTATTCTCCAGGCGGTATCCGCGTGACGCCGTGGCAAGGCGTGATGCTGACCGACGTCGCGCATTGCGACGTCGCAGCCGTTGAGCAGGCGTTCGATCGTCTGAACTTGATTCGCAGCGCGCAAACGCCGCTGGGCCGTCTCATCGCCTGTGCCGGATCGACAGGATGCGCCAAGGCGTTGTCGGACACGAAAGCCGATGCCCGCGACCTCGCCGGGCGTCTGAACGAAAGCGTGGAAGTGCATCTGAGCGGCTGCGTGCGCTCGTGTGCGGCTGCCCATCGCGCGCCGTGGACGCTCGTCGCCGTCGCGCCGGGGCGATACGACCTGTATCGGCACCCTGCGGCGTCCCTCGCCATCGCCGGCACCGCCGAGCCCGCCGGCCGGCGCCAGGCCGATGCCGGGCGCTTTGGCGAGCGCATCGCCACCGATATGCCCCTCGAAGCGATTGCGCTTCGACTGAACTCGCAAGACCGGATTGCCCAGCCATGA
- a CDS encoding precorrin-8X methylmutase — protein sequence MIDYVRDGQAIYRESFATIRAEADLSRIPADLEKLAVRVIHACGMVDIVHDLHFSEGAGVAGRNALLAGAPVLCDANMVAHGVTRARLPAANEVVCTLTHPGVPDLARAMGNTRSAAALELWRPMLAGSIVAIGNAPTALFHLLDMLDRGAPRPALILGFPVGFVGAAESKAMLAADSRGVPYVTVSGRRGGSAMAAAAINALASEIE from the coding sequence ATGATTGATTACGTCCGCGACGGACAAGCCATCTACCGCGAATCGTTCGCCACGATCCGTGCGGAAGCCGACCTTTCGCGCATTCCCGCCGATCTCGAAAAGCTCGCCGTGCGCGTGATCCACGCGTGCGGCATGGTCGACATCGTGCACGACCTGCACTTCTCCGAAGGGGCGGGCGTCGCCGGGCGCAACGCGCTGCTTGCCGGCGCACCGGTCCTGTGCGACGCCAACATGGTCGCGCATGGCGTCACGCGCGCGCGGCTGCCGGCCGCGAACGAGGTCGTGTGCACGCTCACGCACCCCGGCGTGCCGGACCTCGCACGCGCCATGGGCAATACCCGCTCGGCGGCTGCGCTCGAACTGTGGCGTCCGATGCTCGCGGGCAGCATCGTCGCCATCGGCAACGCGCCGACGGCCCTGTTCCATTTGCTCGACATGCTCGATCGTGGAGCGCCGCGTCCTGCGCTCATTCTCGGCTTTCCCGTCGGCTTCGTCGGTGCGGCCGAATCGAAGGCGATGCTCGCCGCCGACAGTCGCGGCGTGCCGTATGTGACCGTCTCGGGCCGCCGTGGCGGCAGCGCCATGGCCGCCGCCGCCATCAACGCTCTGGCATCGGAAATCGAATAA
- a CDS encoding precorrin-2 C(20)-methyltransferase, whose translation MTISGKLYGIGVGPGDPELLTLKALRLLQAAPVVAYFVAKGKKGNAFGIIEEHLLDAQTRMPLVYPVTTEVLAPPLSYETIIADFYDTAAALIGEHLAAGRDVAVVCEGDPFFYGSYMYLHDRLAEQYPAEVVPGVCSMLGGAAVLGTPLVYRNQSLAVLSGVLPEDELRRKLAHADAAVIMKLGRNFDKVRRVLDDLGLAGRARYVERATMHNQRIVPLEEVDPSASPYFSLLVVPGQKWQG comes from the coding sequence ATGACCATCTCCGGAAAGCTCTACGGTATCGGTGTCGGTCCGGGAGACCCCGAGCTGCTGACGCTCAAGGCGCTGCGCCTGTTGCAAGCCGCCCCCGTGGTCGCGTATTTCGTGGCGAAGGGCAAGAAAGGCAATGCATTCGGCATCATCGAAGAGCATCTGCTCGACGCACAGACGCGCATGCCGCTCGTCTATCCGGTCACGACAGAAGTCCTTGCACCGCCGCTGTCCTACGAGACGATCATCGCCGATTTTTACGACACGGCCGCCGCGCTCATTGGCGAGCACCTCGCGGCGGGACGCGACGTGGCCGTGGTCTGCGAAGGCGACCCGTTCTTCTACGGTTCGTACATGTATCTGCACGACCGGCTGGCCGAGCAGTACCCCGCCGAAGTCGTACCGGGTGTTTGTTCGATGCTCGGGGGTGCGGCCGTGCTGGGCACGCCGCTCGTCTATCGCAACCAGAGCCTCGCCGTGCTTTCCGGCGTCCTGCCCGAAGACGAATTGCGTCGCAAGCTGGCCCACGCCGATGCCGCGGTCATCATGAAACTCGGTCGCAACTTCGACAAGGTACGCCGCGTTCTCGACGACCTCGGTCTCGCAGGCCGCGCCCGGTATGTCGAACGGGCGACGATGCACAACCAACGCATCGTGCCGCTCGAAGAAGTCGATCCGAGCGCATCGCCGTACTTCTCGCTTCTGGTCGTGCCGGGCCAGAAGTGGCAGGGATGA
- the cobJ gene encoding precorrin-3B C(17)-methyltransferase has product MSAMSVTFAAPAIVVLGRSALDTARRLRASLPKATLHGLTARVGDDVDVPFTELGAHLQSLYAQGTPIVALCAAGIVIRCVAPMLSNKGTEPPVLAVAEDGSAVVPLLGGLSGVNVLARQIARTLGIAPAITTSGELRFGTCVLNPPEGYVLADLAQSKHFVSDLLAGESVRIEGDAPWLRDADLPRASTAARTIRITPRIGDGDRETLVIHPRSLLVALTRADGVGAQQVRDMLSAQGLSALALAVLVAPLSLMGHAAIRTMAHELGVPLRFAAFDPAQVDDWLTTMLGSDVDIRHDERGMALALAGAPLDPTQIGRARGTLSVIGLGPGNAGLRVPEASAALAAATDILGYATYVAMAGPFRDDQTVHPTDNREELMRARHAFELACEGKHVVVVSSGDPGVFAMASAVLEALDLSDDPAWKAVDLRIVPGISAAMATAACAGAPLGHDFCMLSLSDNLKPWDIICERLRHAAQADLVMAFYNPISRARPWQLGEALDIVRQWRAPQTRVVLGRDIGRPGATLVNTTLGELRPEQVDMRTMVIIGSSTTRGIDGGPNGEWIYTPRWYGEAPGR; this is encoded by the coding sequence ATGAGCGCGATGTCCGTCACTTTCGCCGCCCCCGCCATTGTGGTACTCGGTCGCAGCGCGCTCGACACGGCACGACGCCTTCGGGCAAGCTTGCCGAAAGCCACCCTCCACGGTCTGACGGCGCGTGTCGGTGACGACGTCGACGTGCCCTTCACCGAACTCGGCGCTCATCTTCAGTCGCTCTACGCGCAGGGCACGCCGATCGTCGCGCTATGCGCTGCGGGTATCGTCATTCGCTGCGTGGCGCCGATGCTGAGCAACAAAGGGACCGAACCGCCCGTGCTCGCCGTGGCCGAAGACGGCAGCGCGGTGGTGCCGTTGCTTGGCGGATTGTCGGGCGTCAACGTATTGGCTCGCCAGATCGCCCGCACGCTGGGCATTGCCCCCGCGATCACGACGAGCGGCGAACTGCGCTTCGGCACGTGCGTGCTCAATCCCCCCGAAGGCTACGTGCTCGCCGATCTGGCGCAGAGCAAACATTTCGTCTCGGATCTGCTGGCCGGAGAGTCGGTGCGCATCGAAGGCGATGCGCCATGGCTGCGCGACGCCGACCTGCCGCGTGCCAGCACCGCCGCGCGCACGATTCGCATCACGCCCCGCATCGGCGACGGCGATCGCGAAACGCTCGTCATTCATCCGCGCAGCCTGCTCGTTGCGCTCACACGGGCAGACGGCGTCGGCGCACAACAGGTGCGGGACATGCTGTCGGCGCAGGGTCTCTCCGCCCTTGCGCTGGCAGTGCTCGTCGCGCCGCTTTCGCTCATGGGCCATGCGGCCATCCGGACGATGGCGCACGAACTTGGCGTGCCGCTGCGCTTCGCGGCATTCGACCCGGCGCAGGTAGACGACTGGCTGACGACAATGCTTGGCAGTGACGTCGACATTCGTCATGACGAGCGTGGCATGGCGCTCGCACTCGCCGGCGCGCCCCTCGACCCGACGCAAATCGGCCGCGCGCGCGGCACGCTGAGCGTGATCGGCCTCGGCCCGGGCAACGCCGGACTGCGCGTGCCGGAAGCGAGCGCCGCGCTCGCGGCGGCAACCGACATCCTCGGCTATGCCACTTACGTCGCCATGGCCGGGCCGTTCCGCGACGACCAGACGGTGCACCCCACCGATAACCGCGAGGAATTGATGCGGGCGCGCCATGCGTTCGAACTTGCGTGCGAGGGCAAGCACGTAGTGGTCGTATCCTCGGGTGACCCGGGCGTATTCGCCATGGCCAGCGCCGTGCTCGAAGCGCTCGACCTGAGCGACGATCCCGCGTGGAAAGCCGTCGACCTGCGCATCGTGCCGGGCATCTCGGCAGCCATGGCAACGGCCGCATGCGCCGGTGCACCGCTCGGTCACGACTTCTGCATGCTTTCGCTGTCGGACAACCTGAAGCCGTGGGACATCATCTGCGAGCGCCTGCGACATGCGGCGCAGGCGGATCTCGTCATGGCGTTCTATAACCCCATCTCCCGGGCGCGGCCGTGGCAACTCGGCGAAGCGCTCGACATCGTCAGGCAATGGCGCGCACCGCAGACCCGGGTCGTACTCGGGCGCGACATCGGACGCCCCGGCGCAACGCTCGTCAACACCACGCTAGGCGAGCTACGCCCCGAGCAGGTCGACATGCGCACGATGGTCATCATTGGTTCTTCGACGACCCGGGGCATCGACGGCGGCCCGAACGGGGAGTGGATCTACACGCCGCGCTGGTACGGTGAAGCGCCCGGGCGTTGA
- a CDS encoding vWA domain-containing protein: protein MPTLVRKGPHKLDRTHLRYADEQAPGGELHCFLLDGSASMLGSLAQAKGWLLDSFDRLARARAEVALIRFGGDRAQVLFGPAVPRWWNERWIEPIGGGGATPFPAGVAAASRLLDRAKQRRASQVRVLWLLTDGRTNDAAPRPAAADRVVVVNCEQGRIALGGSERLARAWHAESLRLDDIAQHV, encoded by the coding sequence GTGCCGACGCTCGTGCGCAAAGGGCCGCACAAGCTCGACAGGACGCATCTGCGCTATGCCGACGAGCAAGCGCCGGGCGGCGAGTTGCATTGCTTCTTGCTGGATGGCTCGGCGTCGATGCTCGGCAGTCTGGCGCAGGCGAAGGGCTGGCTGCTCGACAGCTTCGACCGGCTGGCACGTGCGCGAGCCGAGGTGGCGCTGATCCGCTTCGGCGGAGACCGCGCGCAGGTGCTGTTCGGTCCCGCGGTGCCGCGCTGGTGGAACGAGCGCTGGATCGAGCCGATCGGGGGCGGTGGCGCGACGCCGTTCCCAGCAGGCGTCGCGGCCGCGTCACGATTGCTGGACCGGGCGAAGCAGCGGCGGGCGTCGCAAGTCCGCGTGTTGTGGCTGCTTACGGATGGGCGGACGAACGACGCTGCGCCCAGGCCCGCCGCGGCGGATCGCGTTGTCGTGGTGAACTGCGAGCAGGGACGCATCGCGCTGGGCGGTAGCGAACGGCTCGCCCGCGCATGGCATGCCGAGTCCCTGCGTCTGGACGACATTGCGCAGCACGTGTAG